A single Arcanobacterium canis DNA region contains:
- the galK gene encoding galactokinase, producing MHWSDEEGARRARELFSRYFGDESTEVFAAPGRVNLIGEHTDYNDGLCMPMALPHATFVAFHQREDDAVRLISDAGELWEGRVGDIRPGMERSWVNYAGGPTYTLGVTRGFDAAVVSCVPLGAGLSSSAAIECAMAFALRTPTTEHDREAIVEACIRAENEIAGAPTGGMDQTVSVFGRDAHAVFIDFAAETRELVEADFAADDLAILVMDTRAKHSLSDGQYGNRRAECDQARDMLGYDSLREATDADLEKLPQLLARRVRHVISENARVVAGACALQARDWQALGREFAASHASLRDDFEVSCEELDCVVESAMAAGAFGARMTGGGFGGSAIALVKLNDIEKITEEVRRVSCERGFAEPAFLVAQASSGARLAV from the coding sequence ATGCATTGGTCAGATGAGGAGGGCGCTCGCCGTGCTCGCGAGCTTTTTTCCCGCTATTTTGGGGACGAATCCACTGAGGTATTTGCGGCACCGGGCCGCGTGAATTTGATTGGCGAGCACACCGACTACAACGACGGTTTGTGTATGCCGATGGCACTCCCCCACGCCACCTTCGTTGCGTTTCACCAGCGCGAGGATGACGCGGTGCGCTTGATCTCCGACGCAGGCGAATTATGGGAAGGACGTGTGGGCGATATCCGGCCGGGAATGGAACGTTCGTGGGTGAATTACGCAGGCGGTCCGACGTACACACTGGGTGTGACGCGTGGTTTCGACGCTGCAGTGGTTTCCTGCGTTCCTCTTGGTGCCGGACTTTCGTCATCGGCGGCAATTGAATGTGCGATGGCATTCGCTCTGCGCACCCCGACGACGGAGCATGATCGTGAGGCGATTGTGGAGGCATGTATCCGTGCGGAGAACGAGATCGCTGGCGCACCAACAGGTGGTATGGATCAAACGGTGTCTGTTTTCGGGCGCGATGCCCATGCTGTTTTTATTGATTTTGCGGCTGAAACTCGCGAGCTTGTGGAAGCTGATTTTGCTGCGGATGATCTGGCGATTCTTGTTATGGATACACGGGCGAAGCACTCCCTATCGGATGGCCAGTATGGAAATCGCCGTGCCGAGTGCGATCAAGCTCGCGATATGCTGGGGTATGACTCATTGCGTGAGGCAACGGATGCGGATCTTGAAAAACTTCCACAGTTGCTCGCTCGCCGCGTGCGTCACGTCATCAGCGAGAATGCACGCGTCGTCGCTGGAGCATGCGCATTGCAGGCTCGCGACTGGCAGGCCCTGGGGCGCGAATTTGCTGCGTCGCACGCCTCACTTCGAGATGATTTCGAAGTCTCTTGTGAGGAACTTGATTGTGTTGTCGAATCGGCGATGGCTGCTGGAGCATTTGGCGCTCGCATGACAGGTGGAGGTTTTGGCGGATCTGCGATTGCGCTGGTTAAGCTCAACGATATCGAAAAAATTACCGAAGAAGTTCGCCGTGTTAGCTGTGAGCGTGGGTTCGCTGAGCCGGCTTTCTTAGTAGCACAGGCGTCGTCGGGCGCTCGTCTAGCTGTCTGA
- the rarD gene encoding EamA family transporter RarD: MMTFRGVFISLVTSLSFALFSYLAALAYPLNGIELWAWRMVMTVPGVLIALAMAGKSRGYWWELKRMRTNPRRLIAYAFCAPMLAGQMWLFGWAPQSGRALELALGYFLMPLVMVVIGRVLYKEKMSVLTTIASLVAAAAVAYEVVRTGSLGWVALFISIGYPAYFVARRYFHTDGVSALAWEMTFAMPVALWVASGSHTFTSIVTDARLLAVMLAIGVISVMGVIGYVMAARLLPYGLFGLLSYVEPVLVTLAALALGETIAGGQIWTYVGIWAAVGLLAFDGVVSLSSYSKFSAHPGDHTRGN, translated from the coding sequence ATGATGACTTTCCGCGGCGTATTCATATCTCTTGTCACTTCTTTATCGTTCGCCTTGTTCTCCTATCTGGCGGCTTTGGCGTACCCCCTCAACGGCATTGAGCTCTGGGCCTGGCGAATGGTAATGACTGTGCCAGGAGTACTCATTGCGCTCGCGATGGCGGGAAAGTCACGTGGCTATTGGTGGGAATTGAAGCGAATGCGTACCAACCCCCGCCGTCTCATCGCCTACGCTTTTTGTGCTCCCATGCTTGCCGGACAAATGTGGCTTTTTGGGTGGGCGCCGCAATCGGGCAGGGCGTTGGAGCTTGCGCTGGGCTATTTCCTTATGCCGCTCGTCATGGTGGTCATTGGCCGCGTCCTCTACAAAGAGAAAATGAGTGTGCTCACCACAATCGCTTCTCTCGTTGCCGCTGCAGCCGTGGCATATGAGGTTGTGCGGACTGGAAGTTTGGGATGGGTGGCACTGTTCATCTCCATCGGTTACCCGGCTTACTTCGTGGCCCGGCGATACTTCCACACCGACGGCGTTTCAGCACTCGCATGGGAAATGACATTCGCAATGCCGGTAGCCCTCTGGGTTGCATCAGGAAGCCATACGTTCACATCGATCGTCACTGATGCTCGATTGCTTGCGGTGATGCTTGCCATCGGTGTCATCAGCGTTATGGGCGTGATCGGGTATGTCATGGCGGCACGTCTTCTGCCTTACGGCCTCTTTGGTCTGCTCAGCTACGTTGAGCCGGTACTGGTGACACTTGCCGCACTGGCACTGGGTGAAACTATTGCCGGTGGCCAGATCTGGACGTATGTCGGAATTTGGGCTGCTGTCGGGTTGCTGGCTTTCGACGGCGTAGTGTCACTGTCGTCCTACTCGAAGTTTTCCGCTCATCCGGGCGATCATACCCGCGGGAACTAG
- a CDS encoding aldo/keto reductase — MDITLNTGASIPQLGFGTYKIDDDHAPDAVAAAIAAGYRHIDTAQMYGNEAGVGKGIAASGVRREDIFLTTKLDNPNHRPDDVRRSLGESLDRLGTHYVDLFLMHWPLPGQYDGDFITTYRVMEEFVESGEVRAIGVSNFQTHHLEKLMAATSIVPAANQIEIHPRFQNRTVTDYCTAHGIAVESWSPLGRGRSLTLPVIESIAHRLGVTNAQVILAWHLAKGFVAIPKSATPQRQIENFRAGSVVLSAEDIAVIDRLDLGERGRIGMNPDTMAHGEGAQQ, encoded by the coding sequence ATGGACATCACTTTGAATACGGGAGCATCCATCCCTCAGCTCGGGTTTGGCACCTATAAGATCGACGACGATCACGCACCTGACGCGGTCGCAGCGGCCATTGCTGCAGGCTACCGCCACATCGATACTGCCCAGATGTACGGCAACGAAGCTGGCGTCGGCAAAGGAATCGCTGCCTCCGGCGTTCGACGCGAGGACATCTTCCTCACGACAAAGCTTGATAACCCCAACCACCGCCCCGACGATGTACGCCGCTCCCTGGGAGAATCCCTCGACCGGCTAGGAACTCACTACGTCGATCTCTTTTTGATGCACTGGCCTCTTCCTGGACAGTATGACGGGGACTTCATAACCACCTACCGCGTGATGGAAGAGTTCGTTGAAAGCGGCGAAGTTCGAGCAATCGGCGTATCGAATTTCCAAACGCATCACTTAGAAAAGCTCATGGCTGCCACCTCAATCGTCCCTGCGGCCAACCAAATTGAGATCCATCCACGATTCCAGAACCGCACAGTCACAGATTACTGCACAGCACACGGGATCGCCGTTGAATCGTGGAGCCCGCTGGGACGCGGTCGCTCGCTCACACTGCCCGTCATTGAGTCGATTGCACACCGTCTGGGCGTGACCAACGCTCAGGTTATTCTTGCCTGGCATCTAGCGAAGGGGTTCGTCGCAATCCCGAAATCAGCAACGCCACAACGTCAAATCGAGAATTTCCGTGCGGGTTCAGTGGTTCTGTCGGCAGAAGATATAGCTGTGATCGATCGACTTGACCTTGGAGAACGAGGACGTATCGGCATGAATCCCGACACGATGGCACATGGCGAAGGCGCCCAGCAGTAA
- a CDS encoding HD domain-containing protein encodes MNAMTPEQTSLDRRSAAEILPIAREFVREHLSRTRAGEYARRYRFEHCLRVARIGREVALKEGLDPDLLELGCLLHDVGKYDAQVPVDHGRAGALIALEFLLDAGLDQSLATELAQGIAMHTDGQWNARNDDHGTPYDAVGREYLRFDGEPTVLAQSIGDCDNIDRFSLYRVADTLRYVRFMEKSTQLQRAWLEENLEHLRFQYGYQCATQEAQNRWVKALDRQIEFYRQLNAELG; translated from the coding sequence ATGAACGCAATGACTCCTGAACAAACATCGTTGGATCGTCGATCAGCAGCCGAAATTTTACCGATCGCACGCGAGTTCGTCCGTGAACACCTTTCGCGTACGCGCGCGGGCGAGTACGCACGCCGTTATCGGTTTGAACACTGCCTGCGTGTGGCGCGCATTGGCCGCGAAGTCGCCCTCAAGGAAGGGTTGGATCCCGACCTGCTTGAGCTGGGGTGTCTGTTGCACGACGTCGGCAAATATGACGCTCAGGTACCGGTGGATCACGGACGCGCTGGAGCACTGATCGCCCTCGAATTTCTCCTCGATGCCGGCCTTGATCAGTCACTGGCCACCGAGCTTGCACAGGGAATTGCGATGCACACGGACGGCCAGTGGAACGCGCGCAACGACGATCACGGGACACCGTATGACGCCGTCGGGCGGGAATATTTGCGCTTCGATGGCGAGCCTACTGTGTTGGCTCAGTCCATTGGCGACTGCGACAATATCGACCGCTTTTCGCTCTATCGCGTGGCTGACACCCTCAGGTACGTGCGGTTTATGGAAAAATCTACACAGCTCCAACGCGCTTGGCTCGAAGAAAACCTTGAGCATCTGCGATTTCAATATGGATACCAGTGTGCAACTCAGGAAGCCCAAAATCGCTGGGTGAAGGCATTGGATCGGCAGATCGAATTTTATCGACAACTCAATGCGGAGCTGGGATAG
- a CDS encoding ABC transporter ATP-binding protein, whose translation MMEPLIHVEALRKMYGNKAALDGVSLDLFPGRVVGLIGHNGSGKTTLLKILAGLIRPYEGRAEIAGHAPGVESKAKVAFLPSEDFLNRELTVAEAVSLYSRFFADFDERKTLRLLDFFSIEANSRLKELSTGMREKVKVSLVMSRRACVYLLDEPINGVDPGAREGILEGILRDFPQESLLVISTHLVSDVESFLDDVVMLKEGRVIHTQNADDLRAETGLSIDALTRKEFR comes from the coding sequence ATGATGGAACCTCTGATCCATGTGGAAGCGTTGAGAAAGATGTACGGCAATAAAGCCGCCCTCGACGGCGTGAGCCTCGATCTCTTTCCCGGGCGAGTTGTCGGACTGATTGGCCACAACGGTAGTGGAAAGACGACGCTGCTCAAGATCCTCGCAGGCTTGATTCGCCCATACGAGGGCCGTGCCGAAATCGCGGGACATGCTCCCGGCGTTGAGTCGAAGGCGAAAGTCGCTTTCCTCCCCAGCGAGGATTTTCTGAACCGAGAACTGACGGTTGCCGAGGCGGTGAGTCTCTATTCGCGATTCTTTGCTGATTTTGATGAGCGCAAGACGCTTCGTCTCCTCGATTTCTTCTCAATTGAAGCAAATTCGCGCCTGAAGGAACTATCGACGGGGATGCGCGAGAAGGTCAAAGTTTCCCTGGTAATGTCTCGGCGCGCTTGCGTCTACCTCCTTGATGAGCCGATCAACGGAGTTGATCCAGGCGCCCGCGAGGGAATTCTGGAAGGAATCTTGCGCGACTTTCCCCAGGAGAGTCTTCTTGTCATATCGACTCACCTTGTTTCCGACGTTGAATCTTTCCTTGACGACGTCGTCATGCTCAAGGAAGGCCGTGTGATCCATACGCAAAATGCTGACGATCTTCGTGCCGAGACGGGGCTTTCAATTGATGCGCTGACACGAAAGGAGTTCCGCTGA
- a CDS encoding GntR family transcriptional regulator produces the protein MSFDDSRPIWVQLAENFGQKIISGQWKPGTKIPSVRELALAEGANPNTIQRALGKLDDEALTVTERAHGRFVTTDVDIINRARRHAAQTQTDKHVAALRGLGLSLDVAWELLQQRWDTSD, from the coding sequence ATGAGTTTCGACGATTCCCGCCCCATCTGGGTTCAACTGGCGGAAAACTTTGGCCAAAAAATTATTTCCGGGCAGTGGAAGCCAGGCACAAAAATTCCCAGCGTGCGTGAACTTGCGCTCGCAGAAGGGGCAAATCCCAACACAATCCAGCGTGCCCTCGGAAAACTTGATGATGAGGCTCTCACGGTCACGGAACGCGCCCACGGCCGTTTTGTCACCACGGATGTTGACATCATCAACCGTGCGCGACGTCACGCTGCGCAGACCCAAACAGATAAACACGTCGCAGCTTTGCGTGGTCTCGGGTTGAGTTTGGACGTTGCCTGGGAACTTCTTCAACAGCGCTGGGACACCTCAGATTAA